Within the Glycine soja cultivar W05 chromosome 3, ASM419377v2, whole genome shotgun sequence genome, the region TCAGCAGGAAAAGGGAAGCTGAACTCCCCATCCACTTCAAACCACCATATTTGCTGCAAATATGCTACAGTGTTGAACCTGAAATGAACAAAGAATAAAAGTGTAACGCACTACTCAGAAAAATGAGTTGACCGATCAAACAAAGCACCCTCAGCATCAAGCTTTAGAGCACTACGATTTGCAGAAAGAAGCACAAGTAGCATATAAGCAGAAAGTTGCCATAATTTAACTATTATGGAAAGACATTGAGAATTACAGGTGTCCAACTATTCATAAACTAATACTAGGTTCTGcaaaccaaccaaaatcaccTGTTTATGTTTCACTCATAGAAAGGGACAGATTGATTGAATCAGGTTGAGTATTTCATGGATCAGTAGGGCTCAAGACTACAAAATGATATCAACTCATTAAAACTGAACCAAATGGCATATAGTTGAAAGTCAAAACATCATTCCAAGGCACAAGCAATTGAGGGGGAGTCACACTCTTCTCCTCTAAGAAATTAATGTGTtatatttaatctattttaatttaaagaagcctttaaagaacattttttttccctctctaTGATTCTCAATATAATTGACCGGTACTTTTGAATCCTTTACTATCAACTTTGGCATCATAAATAATGGTAATTTTGGGTAAAGttccaaaataataatagtaagagtaattaaaacttcatttcattttctagcatgtaaaattgataaattgaaaACCAACTGTTGGTGACACTAAGTAGAGAAGTTTAATAAGTTTAATGGGCATATATCAAAATGTTTTCAACAAAGAGACCCCTCCCCCAAATATGTTGGACCAAGATAATTTGCTTTTCTATGGGAGGAAAAGAATGTTTAGAATTTAGCTGAGGATGCCTTTGACTGGCTGCCTGCACAGGACAATATAGTAATAGGGATGCCAAGTAGTCCATACTCTATACCATAGCGAGCTTTACATAACATTTGGACCAAATAAAAGTACAAACCAAGTCAAGTAACTCACAGGGTCACTTGGTTTGGGTGGCCAACAACAAAAGCAACATGGACATTTTCAGATAGCATCTTTGTGATTACCGGGTAAGATTTTACACCAACAAACTCCAAGCCACAGAGACTGATAtttgattgttttattttacatgAATTACATTATGCTTGGTATCTAAGCCTCATTGATGATCGTGGACATTCCTAGTCAATATACTAAGAATGTGAAGATTTTCACTTGATTGAAAGAAAAGCCATATCTTGGAATGCCCGAAAAATTTGATAGATTTATCCATCCACACTCGTTATTTAAGGGCACTGAAAAGCACATATCCTTCAAATAAATCAAAGGGGGTAATTCCTGGAGCATGGTAAAGGCGGTCAAGTGGAAGCAATtgcaaaaaatattacttctaAAGCCAATTAATATGACTTTGTAAGCAAAACAACATGATCTATGAATATGTATCCCACTGACGACTTGCATACAAACTGAAGTAATACAAAATCACCGACTTTCTCCACACATTGCAAAAGCATACATAGTTGATCTAAGGATTGCATAAAAAGGTAAACCTGTCAAACACCCTATACCAGTATACCACAAAATTACCCCATTCTTCAATATTGGGAaagcaaaataattatattgttgcTTTTCATGATACCAAAGCACATTTTTACTTACCACGTGAGTACAGCACTGTCAACAAGGCCACCTGTGTCATACCCTTGATAGTGACAtgtaaaaacattaaaacaacaaaacaaacacaccaCTTTTATATCATATCAATGAATTTGTGCGACTGGAAGCAAAACAAATGAATCTCAATTCTCAAAGCATTCTGTGGACATGTGCAGCACTCCACACCTTTGATTCCCACAACCTATCTACTTGCCAAAATTCCCCACCCTACCATTATATTATGGTTGTTAAGTAGCAGTTAGTTATTATAGGCCAGTCAGTCAGGAGTTGCCTATAAATAAGAGGGGTCGAGAAGGAAAGGAGTTGTCATTGTATTGGGGGAGAAGTCTTCAGGAGAGAACGAGGTCTCTCTAATACCTAGAGTGTAACACTATTTTCCATCAATAAAGATCATTTCCGTCTACAATCTTGTTCAGTTTCTATCACCCTtcaattcttttgtttttgtcagACTCTAGTCCAGAAATCATGCACAAACATAAAACATGTCCCCTTCTTCTAGTATACGACAACTAAGGCCTCACACAAGTATACCAGCAACATCCAATAATCCATATAAGACTACCATCTTACAATATGCTCAGCAGAAGCATGTAGCATGGGTTTTCAAAACCTCGACCTCAAATATCAGTAGAATCACGATTCCTCTAAAGTTAGCAGGCCCTAAGTTCCCACATCACATTCATCTCATGTAAACTAAAAGCAATGCCACAAATTACCTAACCCAACATCACCACAACATAATTCAAAGGAAACTACAGGTTCTGAAAACCTAACCTAGATTCTTCAGTAGGAACCCAAGTCCAGTATCTGCGGTCATCAATTCCAGTAATAGACATCGCCTTCGCCGAAATTGACATGCAAACTCTTCCGGTAACCCTATCCAGCCACACTTCCTGCAAACCCCTCATCCATCAACGAATCTCACACAACAGCACACTATCAATAACGAAactcaagaagaaaaaaaacaccgtACCTTGTTGCCGTCATCAAAGGGCACTGCGCGAGAGAGCAGCGCGAAGATGTCCTTCTTGGAGAGATTCCGGTGCCTCTCGGGAGGCATTAAATCGAGCAGATCTTGGTAGTTGCGAGGCAGCTTCGTCTGCCACACGGAATCCGCGGAGGCGGCGCCGCGAAAGGCGCGGTTGAGGCGCGCGAGGTTGCAAATCTCCGGAGGAGTGAGGTGGAGAAAGACGCGAGCGACGCAATTCTCCGGGATGTCGCCGAGGCCCGGAGCGGCGGCCGAACCGTTGCTTCCCAGGTTCGACAGCGAGGCCCCCATCCCCTACGGATTCACCCCTTCTTCCCTTTCATTCAGACAACAAAATTGAATAATGATAAGATAGGGTGTGCGAGGATGCACCAGGATCAATGCGCTTCACTGCTTCTGGCTATTGATTTTGCCATGTCTACCTACGCTGTAATGTAACCCAACCAGGCTACAAGAATTGCCTTAATTATCGATAATATGTTGAATATCAAGCCTGGTAGTATTCAATTTCAGGAGACAGGCACTATGTATAGTGGTTTTAAAATTTGCCAAGTCATCAAACCaccctattattattttttctcctttttttttcattatgatCCCATTGTTACCAAGTTATCTATTAAAAATagtgattaatatttattagaaaatatggatatatatatataagataattattttctttttaacattatttatttcatgtttAATGGGTTAACAAGATTCAAACTTTAAACTATTTAATTAAGATACACATGCTAGCCGTGTTAATAAGTGTTATTATTTATcaagatgaaataaaaattttaaataaaaagttagtTATATGATTATGATCACTCATAATCATGCATCTTATATATGTAATGTGTTCATAATTTATATTAGCTAAACATCCTGGTGAGAGTTCAAAAATTCCTAGTAAGAGAATAACAAATGGGTGATTATAATTATGTTTGAAAAATTAGCTAGAAGTTAAAAAGTTAGGTAGaagttaaaaaaactaattaatagttaaaagttaaaaactaat harbors:
- the LOC114407148 gene encoding F-box protein PP2-A15-like; this translates as MGASLSNLGSNGSAAAPGLGDIPENCVARVFLHLTPPEICNLARLNRAFRGAASADSVWQTKLPRNYQDLLDLMPPERHRNLSKKDIFALLSRAVPFDDGNKEVWLDRVTGRVCMSISAKAMSITGIDDRRYWTWVPTEESRFNTVAYLQQIWWFEVDGEFSFPFPADIYTLSFRLHLGRFSKRLGRRVCSYEHTHGWDIKPVRFELSTMDGQQASSECYLDETEPDDLHGNHKRGHWVDYKVGEFIVSGSEPTTKVRFSMKQIDCTHSKGGLCVDSVFIIPRDLRERKRSGILK